In Methanobacterium sp., a genomic segment contains:
- a CDS encoding DUF460 domain-containing protein, which produces MVHRYPQNFKEKFILNINGQRITPKGQRGIIVGLDPGMTVGVAILNLSGKILSVNSFKEVSRAEITKHIISFGRTVLVATDVHQPPKMVKKMATSLNSKIYAPYRDLAVAAKNEMVDDYIYSGDNRPISRRSRDTEVDLIPQNAHERDALAAAIQGYKKYQKKLELIKKKALNMEIPSEMVDEVKIMVINEVPITKALNATMEKLKHPVTPPTADTPKIKSSKLPPKEDIFKGEMVPETFKEDSQTEGMFELISGLKSKLKSQEKQIKNLQKKNSIMGNDLKRYQDEISQLESKIERLHYQYSQNILHQKEIATKTSIIRGLQEKYNHEKALKKDLEEQLESIKRIRAMELSREASPVKIIESFSKDAIREATGAWNIKNGDVVLLRSSEGGGSHTAALLVHLGVKAVITTDKMSHQARGEFETNMVPIIPLEAVDLKLADDFAVIMSQDLETEIVKWEKNQEEKRKKEDTNKLLKIMDDYRAKRKRSPHNF; this is translated from the coding sequence CTGGTTCACCGGTACCCTCAAAATTTTAAAGAAAAATTTATTTTAAATATAAATGGGCAACGAATAACTCCCAAAGGTCAAAGAGGGATCATAGTAGGCCTTGATCCTGGAATGACTGTAGGGGTAGCTATTCTCAATCTTTCAGGTAAAATACTAAGCGTTAACAGTTTTAAAGAAGTTTCCCGTGCAGAAATAACCAAACACATCATCAGTTTTGGTAGAACTGTTTTAGTAGCCACTGATGTTCACCAGCCCCCTAAAATGGTGAAAAAAATGGCAACATCCCTTAACTCCAAAATATACGCACCATACCGGGACCTGGCAGTAGCTGCCAAGAACGAGATGGTGGATGATTACATCTACTCTGGTGATAATCGCCCTATATCACGCAGATCCCGAGATACTGAAGTTGACCTAATACCACAAAATGCTCATGAACGGGATGCACTTGCTGCAGCCATCCAGGGGTATAAAAAATACCAGAAAAAACTGGAACTGATTAAAAAGAAAGCTCTGAATATGGAAATACCCTCTGAAATGGTGGATGAAGTGAAAATCATGGTCATAAATGAAGTTCCCATCACCAAGGCCCTAAATGCTACTATGGAAAAATTAAAACATCCGGTTACACCCCCCACAGCAGACACTCCTAAGATTAAATCCTCTAAACTTCCTCCTAAAGAAGATATTTTTAAAGGTGAAATGGTCCCGGAGACTTTTAAAGAGGATTCTCAGACAGAGGGCATGTTTGAACTAATTTCCGGTTTAAAAAGCAAATTAAAATCCCAGGAAAAACAGATCAAGAATTTGCAGAAGAAAAACAGTATAATGGGTAATGATCTCAAAAGATACCAGGATGAAATATCTCAGCTGGAAAGTAAGATTGAAAGATTACATTATCAATACTCCCAGAACATTTTACATCAAAAGGAAATTGCCACTAAAACATCAATCATCAGGGGTCTTCAAGAGAAATACAACCATGAAAAAGCTTTAAAGAAAGATTTAGAGGAACAATTAGAATCCATAAAAAGAATAAGAGCCATGGAACTTTCCAGGGAAGCATCACCTGTTAAAATCATTGAATCATTTTCAAAAGACGCTATACGGGAAGCAACAGGTGCATGGAATATTAAAAATGGGGATGTGGTTCTTTTGAGAAGTTCTGAAGGAGGAGGTTCTCATACTGCAGCTTTACTGGTTCACTTAGGGGTTAAAGCAGTTATAACAACGGATAAAATGTCTCACCAGGCCCGAGGGGAATTTGAAACAAACATGGTTCCCATAATCCCCCTGGAAGCTGTGGATTTAAAACTGGCTGATGATTTTGCAGTTATAATGTCCCAGGATCTTGAAACAGAAATCGTAAAATGGGAAAAAAATCAGGAAGAGAAACGGAAAAAAGAAGACACTAACAAACTTTTAAAGATAATGGATGATTACAGGGCTAAAAGGAAAAGATCTCCCCATAATTTTTAG
- the wecB gene encoding non-hydrolyzing UDP-N-acetylglucosamine 2-epimerase, translated as MKIAFIIGTRPEIIKMSPLIDEVDKRGIDYILIHTGQHYDFEMSQQFFMDLELKEPDYNIGVGSDSHGKQTAVMMEGIEEVLLSEKPDIVLVQGDTNAVLAGALVAAKLHIAVGHVEAGLRSYDKTMPEEINRMVADVCTNLFFVPTEETAINLLFEGISPEDIFITGNTVVDACHRNLKIASKSSHIMSELKLEGDILSLTLHRAENVDDRERLENIVEALLNIQGLTIVFPVHPRTVKTLKEFGMYSQLEKAPHIRMIKPIGYLDFLILESNSKLLVTDSGGIQEEAITLDVPCLTLRYNTERPETVHAGGNILVGSNTEKITSNIALILADDSLYQQMKKAPNPYGDGTASEQMVDAIQDAFNQGKLEIKPPEKIAGGQMKKLLIVDEQVTVAEFEEKNPDCTINIVFDGVNPKFPHSNLSIHGKTIMVSQSCATDF; from the coding sequence ATGAAGATAGCGTTTATCATAGGTACCAGGCCTGAAATCATCAAAATGTCTCCTTTAATCGATGAAGTGGATAAAAGGGGAATAGATTATATTTTAATACACACAGGGCAGCATTACGACTTCGAAATGTCCCAGCAGTTTTTCATGGACCTGGAACTCAAAGAACCAGATTATAACATAGGAGTGGGCTCAGATTCACATGGGAAACAAACCGCGGTTATGATGGAAGGAATTGAAGAAGTTCTCCTTTCTGAAAAACCAGACATTGTCCTGGTGCAGGGTGATACCAATGCGGTTTTAGCCGGGGCCCTGGTTGCAGCTAAGTTACACATAGCAGTGGGACATGTGGAGGCAGGGCTTCGTTCTTATGATAAGACCATGCCTGAGGAGATAAACCGTATGGTGGCTGATGTCTGCACCAACCTCTTCTTCGTACCCACCGAAGAAACAGCCATAAACCTGCTCTTTGAGGGAATATCCCCTGAGGATATTTTTATCACCGGCAACACAGTGGTTGATGCCTGCCACCGAAACCTCAAAATTGCCAGTAAAAGCTCCCACATCATGTCAGAGCTGAAACTGGAAGGAGATATCTTATCATTAACTTTACACCGTGCAGAGAATGTTGATGATAGGGAAAGGCTGGAAAACATTGTTGAAGCTCTCCTGAATATTCAAGGTCTTACCATTGTTTTCCCGGTACACCCGCGTACTGTGAAAACTCTTAAAGAATTCGGAATGTATTCCCAACTTGAAAAAGCTCCCCACATTCGGATGATTAAACCCATTGGCTACCTTGATTTCCTGATCCTGGAGTCAAATTCGAAGTTATTAGTAACTGATTCTGGTGGGATCCAGGAAGAAGCCATAACTCTTGATGTGCCCTGCCTCACCCTCCGTTACAACACAGAACGACCGGAAACAGTCCATGCCGGTGGTAACATTTTGGTTGGTTCAAATACTGAAAAAATAACCAGTAACATTGCCCTGATACTGGCAGATGATAGTTTATACCAGCAGATGAAGAAAGCACCTAATCCCTATGGTGATGGTACTGCCTCAGAACAGATGGTTGATGCTATTCAGGATGCATTTAATCAGGGTAAACTGGAAATCAAACCTCCTGAGAAGATAGCCGGGGGACAAATGAAGAAACTGTTAATTGTGGATGAACAGGTCACTGTGGCTGAATTTGAAGAAAAAAACCCAGATTGTACTATAAATATTGTATTTGATGGTGTTAATCCAAAATTTCCCCATTCTAACCTTTCAATCCATGGTAAAACAATAATGGTCTCTCAATCCTGTGCTACTGATTTTTAA